The following proteins are encoded in a genomic region of Bacillota bacterium:
- a CDS encoding ABC transporter permease, which yields MRTRLKHLDRKLLGGLILVAILLAVSLFQPALNTLILGDQNPLTVGAFPVYEEPSARHLLGTDRQGRDILAITILSLKYSLAIGALAGMISTIIGIIVGFMAGYKGGRMDTVLRSMTDMILVIPSLPILMTLSAYVKTLNIVTMALILAVFSWPFSARVIRSQVMSLREAPYIDLAKLTNMRDAEVIFFEILPNLLPFLGVSFAGSVVGAMLAATGLEVLGLGPSNITTLGMMINLAIGQGALSLGKWNMIFPPIFVLILVFLGVQLINMGLEVTYNPRLRR from the coding sequence ATGAGGACAAGGCTGAAGCATCTCGACCGCAAGCTCCTGGGAGGCTTGATCCTTGTTGCAATTCTGCTGGCAGTCTCCCTATTCCAGCCAGCTCTGAATACCCTCATACTTGGTGATCAGAATCCATTGACCGTGGGGGCGTTTCCCGTATATGAGGAGCCATCAGCAAGGCATCTCCTCGGGACTGACCGCCAGGGCAGGGATATTTTGGCCATAACGATTCTCAGCCTGAAGTATTCCCTTGCAATAGGGGCGCTGGCCGGGATGATCTCGACGATCATAGGAATTATCGTAGGCTTTATGGCTGGCTATAAGGGAGGGAGAATGGATACTGTTTTGCGCAGCATGACTGATATGATTCTTGTGATCCCCTCCTTGCCCATCCTGATGACATTATCCGCATATGTCAAAACCCTCAACATTGTCACTATGGCTCTTATCCTTGCTGTATTCAGCTGGCCGTTTTCTGCCCGGGTAATAAGGTCACAGGTGATGAGTCTAAGGGAGGCCCCCTATATCGACCTTGCTAAATTGACCAATATGCGGGATGCCGAGGTGATCTTTTTCGAAATCCTCCCTAACCTCCTGCCATTTCTCGGCGTCAGCTTCGCGGGGAGCGTCGTTGGCGCCATGCTGGCCGCTACTGGACTGGAAGTCCTGGGATTGGGGCCTTCAAATATAACCACCCTGGGGATGATGATCAATCTCGCCATAGGACAAGGCGCTTTGAGTCTGGGGAAATGGAACATGATATTCCCCCCGATTTTTGTCTTGATCCTGGTGTTTCTTGGAGTCCAGTTGATAAACATGGGCCTTGAGGTCACATATAATCCCAGGCTACGCAGATGA
- a CDS encoding MFS transporter: MFNIIILGIVSLLTDVSTEMVYPLLPLFLTTRLGASPAIVGLIEGIAESLASLLKVFSGYISDRFGRRKPLAILGYGSSTAGKIILYLAGSWPMVLLARVVDRFGKGIRTAPRDALIADSANKEMRGRAYGLHRTLDTLGASLGVFLAYYFMTTYKGEFSRVFLWAMVPAILGVAVLFFARETAGRQEKAGEVAASSEAASGMASRMNAPEADASRTEVSGQRKTGFSGKAKLPSLSWSRLDRRLRGFLIVVFIFALGNSSNQFLLLRARNLHFSASDVLLTYLVYNLVYSLLSYPAGRLSDQIGRKTLLVAGYAMYGLVYIGFAFANASWQIWLLFAAYGSYIALTEGVEKALVADIAPVELRATTIGLHATLVGIGLFPASLLAGLLWNAFGPQATFYFGGIMGLLAAIGIWVVV; the protein is encoded by the coding sequence ATGTTCAATATCATCATCCTTGGTATTGTAAGTCTCCTCACAGATGTAAGCACGGAAATGGTTTACCCGCTTCTCCCGCTCTTCCTGACAACCCGCCTGGGAGCCAGCCCGGCGATTGTAGGACTGATCGAGGGAATTGCAGAGAGTCTCGCGAGCCTCCTCAAGGTTTTCTCTGGCTATATATCTGACAGATTCGGCAGGAGAAAGCCTCTTGCCATCCTAGGCTACGGATCTTCTACTGCGGGGAAGATCATCCTATATCTAGCTGGCTCATGGCCCATGGTCTTGCTGGCAAGGGTCGTTGACCGGTTCGGCAAGGGTATCAGGACTGCGCCGCGTGACGCCCTTATCGCGGATTCGGCAAATAAGGAGATGAGGGGGCGAGCTTATGGTTTGCACCGGACACTTGACACCCTCGGCGCGTCCCTTGGCGTATTCCTTGCCTATTACTTCATGACAACTTACAAAGGAGAATTCTCCAGGGTATTCCTTTGGGCGATGGTGCCGGCGATTCTCGGGGTTGCCGTACTGTTTTTCGCCCGGGAAACCGCGGGTCGTCAGGAGAAGGCAGGTGAAGTCGCGGCATCATCAGAGGCGGCATCAGGAATGGCATCCAGGATGAATGCCCCGGAGGCGGATGCTTCACGTACCGAAGTTTCAGGGCAGCGCAAAACAGGATTCTCCGGCAAGGCCAAACTGCCTTCCCTGAGTTGGTCGAGATTAGATAGACGCCTCAGAGGATTTCTGATTGTTGTCTTCATCTTCGCCCTTGGCAATTCTTCAAATCAATTCTTATTGCTTCGAGCCAGGAATTTACATTTCAGCGCGTCAGATGTCCTTTTGACATATTTAGTATATAATCTTGTTTACTCTCTGCTATCCTATCCGGCCGGTCGCCTTTCTGACCAGATCGGGCGAAAGACCCTTCTTGTGGCCGGCTATGCCATGTATGGCCTGGTATACATAGGGTTTGCATTTGCAAATGCCAGCTGGCAGATCTGGCTCCTGTTCGCGGCCTATGGGTCTTACATAGCGCTCACCGAAGGGGTAGAGAAAGCTCTGGTCGCCGATATCGCGCCTGTTGAATTAAGGGCTACAACTATTGGTTTGCATGCTACCCTGGTTGGCATAGGGCTTTTCCCTGCCTCGCTTCTAGCCGGGCTTCTCTGGAATGCCTTTGGGCCACAGGCGACATTTTATTTTGGAGGCATCATGGGACTGCTTGCCGCCATTGGGATCTGGGTGGTTGTATAG
- a CDS encoding DUF362 domain-containing protein: MPEDVLFASAYVPKIDAQSSLPAKFGRMLERLPLSEIVKDKSVALKMHLGGNLGYTTIHPLFTRILVQALKDAGGKVFVTDSAWAVQTAKARGYTEEVLGAPLVATSGLFDKYYYSKPVDFETLKEIQVAGHIHDADVLIDFSHVKGHGACGYGGACKNIAMGCVTAATRAQIHSLEGGLTWNPDKCVHCEICIKSCRYGANTFNEKGEYKIFFHNCTYCQHCANACPEGAITINRSKFKDFQEGMAICTDVVLNTFDRERLLFINVLTNITLLCDCWGFSMRPLVPDIGILASRDIVAIEQASLDLIKSEDFLPGSLPEGRSLGEGKHLFEKIHGKDPFVQVAALEAKGLGSRDYKLVEVD; this comes from the coding sequence ATGCCTGAAGATGTCCTTTTTGCATCCGCTTATGTGCCAAAGATCGATGCCCAGTCTTCCCTGCCCGCCAAGTTTGGGCGCATGCTTGAGAGGCTTCCTCTTTCGGAGATTGTAAAGGATAAGAGTGTGGCCCTCAAGATGCATCTCGGAGGCAATCTTGGCTATACCACAATACACCCGCTTTTTACCCGGATTCTCGTACAGGCATTAAAAGACGCCGGCGGGAAGGTCTTTGTGACAGATAGCGCATGGGCTGTCCAGACCGCCAAGGCCAGGGGGTATACCGAGGAGGTCTTGGGAGCTCCTCTGGTTGCCACCTCAGGGCTCTTTGATAAGTATTATTATAGCAAGCCTGTAGACTTTGAGACCCTAAAGGAGATCCAGGTCGCAGGGCATATCCATGATGCCGACGTGCTCATCGATTTCTCCCATGTAAAAGGTCATGGAGCCTGTGGCTACGGAGGGGCCTGCAAGAACATAGCCATGGGATGCGTTACGGCCGCGACAAGGGCTCAAATTCATAGTCTCGAAGGGGGCCTTACCTGGAATCCCGATAAGTGTGTACACTGCGAGATATGTATTAAGTCCTGCCGGTATGGGGCCAATACGTTTAACGAGAAAGGCGAGTACAAGATATTCTTCCATAACTGCACCTATTGTCAGCACTGTGCCAATGCCTGCCCGGAGGGCGCCATCACGATAAATAGATCAAAATTCAAGGACTTCCAGGAAGGAATGGCTATATGCACAGATGTGGTGCTTAACACTTTTGACCGGGAGAGGCTACTTTTTATAAATGTTCTTACAAATATAACCCTCCTTTGTGACTGCTGGGGATTCTCTATGCGGCCACTCGTGCCGGATATAGGGATACTTGCATCACGGGATATTGTAGCAATTGAACAGGCAAGTCTTGACCTGATAAAGAGCGAGGACTTTCTTCCGGGCAGTCTCCCTGAGGGGAGAAGCCTCGGTGAAGGGAAACACCTCTTTGAGAAGATTCACGGCAAGGACCCCTTTGTACAGGTGGCGGCACTAGAGGCCAAGGGGCTGGGAAGCAGGGATTACAAGTTGGTGGAGGTGGATTGA
- a CDS encoding Crp/Fnr family transcriptional regulator, with translation MECIRKLSLFRGFDDGQFEEMLQCAEKRVYTKNQVLFLEGDPADKIFILKMGAVKLSKLSSDGKELILGFLGPDDIFGEDSAFSGEDYSVTATALEETCTLVFTKANMERIFLRNPAMALKVIESLSKKLTQSTNQVTDMAFRDAKGRLANILLRLSSEYGKDTIDGVCIDLSLTHQDLASIASLSRPTVTNLLLDLKGKGLIKTCRRRIVLKDATGLEAWAG, from the coding sequence ATGGAATGTATCCGAAAACTAAGTCTTTTTAGGGGATTTGATGACGGACAATTTGAGGAGATGCTGCAGTGTGCGGAGAAAAGGGTATACACAAAAAACCAGGTACTATTTCTTGAAGGAGACCCTGCAGACAAGATCTTTATTCTGAAGATGGGAGCCGTCAAGCTATCAAAGCTGTCGTCAGACGGTAAGGAGCTCATTCTTGGATTCCTTGGGCCAGATGATATCTTTGGGGAAGATTCGGCCTTTAGTGGGGAGGACTATTCGGTCACCGCGACTGCCCTCGAAGAGACCTGCACCCTTGTGTTTACGAAGGCTAACATGGAGCGGATCTTCCTTCGCAACCCGGCCATGGCGCTCAAGGTTATAGAGAGCCTCAGCAAGAAGCTGACCCAATCCACGAATCAGGTTACAGATATGGCCTTTAGGGACGCAAAAGGTCGGCTGGCAAATATTCTTCTCAGGTTATCCTCGGAATATGGAAAGGATACAATAGACGGTGTATGCATAGACCTCTCACTTACTCATCAGGATCTGGCGAGCATCGCGAGCCTTTCGCGACCCACCGTGACCAATCTCCTGCTTGACCTGAAGGGAAAAGGCCTTATCAAGACCTGCAGGCGTCGCATCGTGCTCAAGGATGCAACAGGCCTTGAGGCCTGGGCGGGCTAG
- a CDS encoding ABC transporter permease — MHKLFRLYLARRLLFYFLTIFGAFTVMFFFFRMVPGNPIGAFIVSMQQRYSTSVLQSSEEDVIKKYKEMFGLEGSLFTQYIRYIKNVARGDLGPSLLAFPTPAQKLIIESLPWTIGLLGVSVLISWVIGLAIGTLIGWKRDLLASNVVTSLAIFFSQVPQYFFALLLAFIFAYTFFVLPSSGAYDAFLKPGINPRFIASVIQHAILPSLSIVLTTAMGWIISTRALVISILNEDYLIFAEAKGLKPSTILKRYVLRNALLPQVTGLAISLGFIMNGAYIVEWIFNYPGIGRLITNAIGVLDYNVIQGVMLLSIVTVLTANLVIDLILPLIDPRIRIT; from the coding sequence TTGCATAAGCTATTCAGATTGTATCTAGCACGGCGTCTTCTCTTTTACTTTCTCACCATCTTTGGAGCCTTCACAGTCATGTTCTTCTTTTTCAGGATGGTTCCAGGCAACCCGATCGGGGCATTTATTGTAAGCATGCAGCAAAGATACTCAACCTCTGTGCTCCAAAGCAGCGAGGAGGACGTCATCAAGAAGTATAAAGAGATGTTCGGCCTGGAGGGGAGTCTATTCACGCAATATATACGGTATATCAAGAATGTAGCTCGCGGAGATCTGGGTCCTTCACTGCTGGCTTTCCCGACGCCGGCCCAGAAATTGATCATTGAATCTCTCCCATGGACCATAGGACTTCTTGGGGTTTCTGTTTTGATTTCCTGGGTCATAGGCCTTGCAATTGGCACCCTCATAGGATGGAAGCGAGATCTCCTTGCCTCAAATGTTGTGACTTCGCTTGCCATATTCTTTTCACAGGTGCCACAATACTTCTTTGCTCTCCTTCTTGCCTTTATATTTGCCTACACTTTCTTTGTATTGCCCAGTTCGGGGGCTTATGACGCCTTCCTCAAACCAGGGATCAATCCAAGGTTTATAGCAAGCGTGATCCAGCATGCTATTCTCCCGTCCCTTTCCATTGTCCTGACTACAGCTATGGGGTGGATCATTTCAACAAGAGCCCTTGTTATATCCATCCTAAATGAGGATTATCTGATCTTCGCTGAAGCTAAAGGCCTGAAACCATCCACCATTCTAAAACGTTATGTTCTACGAAATGCACTGCTGCCGCAGGTGACAGGGCTGGCCATATCACTCGGATTCATCATGAACGGGGCCTACATAGTAGAATGGATCTTCAACTATCCGGGGATAGGCAGGTTGATCACAAATGCCATAGGAGTGCTTGATTACAACGTTATTCAGGGTGTGATGCTCTTATCTATAGTCACTGTCTTGACAGCCAACTTAGTTATAGACCTAATATTGCCACTTATAGATCCTCGCATCAGAATCACATAA
- a CDS encoding ABC transporter ATP-binding protein — MDEVLNIEGLSVYYKTQNGESKAVDRVSLTVYPNEMLGIAGESGSGKSTLVGGIMRLIKPPGYVPAGRVLFTYRENGREVKVDLLQVPENDLRKIRWRHISYIPQGSMNSLNPVTKIKEQMTDVIMEHSGKSRAEANALVPELLRGVDLRPDVAEMYPHELSGGMKQRVIIAMALALEPELVIADEPTTALDVVNQLSVLSMLFKVCRKINASLILITHDMAVHAQLVDRVAIMYAGRMMEVGYTPEIFRHPLHPYTEGLLTSIPSIDIDGERKRLEGISGLAPSPISWPPGCRFHPRCPRASTECSMNEPAMIEHERQHYVACFLYGGVTGDAATRS; from the coding sequence ATGGATGAGGTCCTGAACATCGAAGGATTGAGTGTCTATTATAAGACACAGAATGGCGAAAGTAAGGCTGTGGATAGGGTTTCCCTGACGGTATATCCAAATGAGATGCTCGGTATCGCTGGAGAATCAGGGTCCGGGAAGTCCACTCTGGTCGGGGGTATCATGAGGCTTATAAAACCCCCGGGATATGTTCCGGCCGGTCGAGTCCTCTTCACTTACCGTGAAAATGGGAGAGAGGTAAAAGTGGACCTTTTACAGGTCCCTGAAAATGACCTGCGAAAGATCCGCTGGCGTCATATAAGCTATATACCCCAGGGCTCAATGAACTCTCTAAACCCCGTGACGAAGATAAAAGAGCAAATGACTGATGTTATAATGGAGCATTCTGGCAAATCTCGCGCTGAGGCTAACGCTCTGGTTCCAGAGCTCTTACGGGGGGTGGACCTTCGTCCTGATGTAGCCGAAATGTACCCACATGAGCTGAGTGGAGGCATGAAACAGCGCGTGATAATAGCCATGGCTCTTGCTCTTGAACCAGAACTTGTAATAGCCGACGAACCCACGACCGCGCTAGATGTCGTAAACCAACTCTCGGTCCTCAGCATGCTTTTCAAAGTCTGCCGCAAGATAAACGCTTCCCTGATACTGATCACCCACGATATGGCTGTCCATGCCCAGCTCGTCGACAGGGTGGCCATTATGTATGCAGGAAGAATGATGGAGGTTGGTTATACTCCCGAGATATTCAGACATCCGCTTCATCCTTATACAGAAGGGCTTCTAACATCTATCCCTTCGATCGACATTGACGGTGAAAGAAAAAGGCTCGAAGGGATCTCAGGTCTCGCGCCCAGCCCCATTAGCTGGCCTCCAGGTTGCAGGTTTCACCCCCGATGTCCTCGCGCCAGCACTGAGTGCAGCATGAATGAACCCGCCATGATAGAGCATGAGAGACAGCATTATGTGGCCTGTTTTCTTTACGGAGGTGTTACAGGTGACGCAGCTACTCGAAGTTAA
- a CDS encoding glycosyltransferase, with product MPAILYLPCFDYFHHRQRPQSLLWELSKQGFQVIYCQPTSYATRAAEWAGRHIWPAGEKYQPPGPLIPLTDNFIICTDVAAVKDLRPDVMWLTHGPYAESVVDFNPKVVVSDFADVCKEEFEEFAPFETAKLSCADVAIAASKAIYDDISQRHPNAHLVPNAADYRLFRMAWDPSYNLPVPFEISTILGIQNPVPGSARVTSKKLIAFWGAITTWVDLDLVIRIAARKPAWHFVFIGSIGLPMSILPRLSNITFLGDRDHLSLPFYARWFDAAIIPFEVREVTRSACPIKAYEYLACGLPVVSTDLPEIRGLGDIKIIDSSSGQVEGFIDALEWALSQSRDPDAKRLRAEAVKDETWENRAKMVKDLISEYIEM from the coding sequence GTGCCCGCCATTCTATATTTGCCATGTTTTGACTATTTCCATCACAGGCAAAGGCCACAATCCCTGCTCTGGGAGCTTTCAAAACAGGGATTTCAGGTAATCTATTGCCAGCCTACTTCATATGCGACTCGTGCTGCTGAATGGGCCGGCAGGCATATATGGCCTGCGGGCGAGAAGTATCAACCTCCCGGGCCTCTGATTCCCCTAACAGACAATTTCATTATTTGTACCGATGTCGCGGCAGTCAAGGACCTCAGGCCTGACGTAATGTGGCTTACGCATGGGCCATATGCTGAATCTGTGGTCGACTTCAATCCAAAGGTGGTAGTGAGCGACTTTGCTGACGTATGTAAAGAAGAATTTGAAGAATTCGCGCCCTTTGAGACTGCTAAACTCTCATGCGCAGATGTGGCCATAGCTGCTTCAAAGGCCATCTATGATGATATAAGCCAGAGGCATCCAAATGCTCACTTGGTTCCTAATGCGGCGGACTACAGGCTCTTTCGCATGGCATGGGATCCATCGTATAACCTCCCGGTTCCTTTTGAGATCTCAACAATCCTCGGCATTCAGAATCCTGTTCCCGGCAGCGCCAGGGTTACCTCGAAGAAGCTCATCGCCTTCTGGGGGGCCATCACAACCTGGGTTGACCTGGACCTGGTGATCAGGATAGCCGCAAGGAAACCTGCATGGCACTTCGTGTTTATAGGCTCTATAGGTCTCCCGATGAGCATTCTTCCCCGCCTATCTAATATTACATTCCTGGGGGATCGCGATCACTTGAGCCTGCCTTTCTACGCCAGATGGTTTGATGCCGCCATTATTCCTTTTGAGGTCCGTGAAGTTACCCGCAGTGCCTGTCCGATAAAGGCGTATGAATACCTTGCCTGCGGCCTGCCGGTTGTATCAACTGACTTGCCTGAAATTCGCGGTTTGGGCGATATAAAGATCATAGATTCTAGCAGTGGTCAGGTTGAAGGATTTATTGATGCATTGGAATGGGCCCTCTCTCAAAGCCGGGACCCTGACGCGAAACGGCTGAGGGCAGAGGCGGTAAAAGATGAGACGTGGGAAAACCGAGCGAAGATGGTAAAGGACCTGATCAGTGAATATATCGAAATGTAG
- a CDS encoding aldose 1-epimerase family protein, whose protein sequence is MADLYGRSYSKVELLERVGDIAQVGGARRYTLLDGSEKEVEVAEFRTGAGLRFNVLLSRGMDISLCEYKGMPLSWCSPTGDVAPGYFEPEGFGWLRSFHGGLVVTCGMTYAGAPCVDNGKELGLHGRISNTPAKNTWVDGEWQGDDYIMWAQGRVKEATVFGENIRLTRRVWAKLGEKRFFIHDVVENMGFDPIEHMYLYHINMGFPVVDDGTELLGPSRNVRPRDAEVEKGKEQYARFSNPVPGYKEKVYYHDMGSDAEGNVYVGLVNRGLGDGFGIYVKYSKMELPRFTEWKMMGQGTYVVGLEPANCLVEGRVKERERGTLVFLAPGEKREYNLEIGVLSSRQDILDLESRIRSCKA, encoded by the coding sequence ATGGCAGATCTTTACGGACGTAGTTATTCAAAAGTGGAATTACTGGAGCGTGTTGGCGATATTGCCCAGGTGGGTGGGGCAAGGCGTTATACACTTTTGGATGGCAGCGAAAAAGAGGTTGAGGTGGCGGAATTCAGGACCGGGGCGGGACTCAGGTTCAATGTATTGCTCAGCCGGGGAATGGATATATCCTTGTGTGAGTATAAGGGCATGCCGCTTTCCTGGTGTTCCCCGACCGGGGACGTGGCGCCTGGTTATTTCGAGCCTGAGGGATTTGGCTGGCTCAGGAGTTTTCACGGCGGGCTGGTAGTGACTTGTGGAATGACTTATGCTGGCGCGCCATGTGTGGATAACGGCAAAGAGCTCGGCCTTCACGGGCGGATCTCCAATACCCCGGCGAAAAATACATGGGTAGATGGGGAATGGCAAGGAGACGACTATATCATGTGGGCGCAGGGAAGAGTCAAGGAGGCCACCGTGTTTGGGGAGAATATTCGCCTGACGCGTCGGGTATGGGCCAAGCTTGGCGAGAAACGATTCTTCATCCATGATGTTGTGGAAAATATGGGCTTCGATCCAATTGAACATATGTACCTGTATCACATTAACATGGGGTTCCCAGTAGTGGATGATGGCACTGAATTGCTGGGCCCTTCACGAAATGTCCGGCCCCGGGATGCAGAAGTGGAGAAGGGTAAGGAGCAGTACGCGCGGTTTTCAAATCCCGTGCCAGGATATAAAGAGAAAGTCTATTATCATGATATGGGCAGCGATGCAGAAGGAAATGTATATGTTGGCCTGGTGAACAGGGGACTTGGAGATGGTTTCGGCATATACGTGAAATATTCGAAAATGGAGCTGCCGAGATTCACTGAGTGGAAGATGATGGGGCAGGGAACATATGTAGTAGGGCTTGAACCAGCCAACTGCCTGGTTGAAGGCAGAGTGAAGGAAAGAGAGCGCGGAACGCTGGTATTCCTTGCTCCGGGGGAGAAAAGGGAATACAATCTTGAAATCGGGGTTCTCTCATCTCGTCAGGATATCCTTGATCTCGAATCTCGCATCAGGAGTTGCAAGGCTTGA
- a CDS encoding glycosyltransferase family 4 protein encodes MGTSGDSVLTTHATKSRLRRRVGILTTNHFSPDGSRVVYGGAERYGIELTRLLLDMGFSVEWWQAGSGWQRELLPGVFVHSISEGDVQFQTAPRLNHTFHERATGIDYAIYFVTFLAYPYALEKSISISHGIYWDYPTFESLLGSREGRHEWKRRLFLALSAVRKVVSVDTATIHWINATWPGLYEKLTYIPNFVDLPAYDMLPDPEPRDQVRVIFPRRLTSVRGVNEAAKAAEILSAEYDNVEFHFVGRAHDDILENHMIRWASNNPKIYYYWRPPHLMPWTYKNMDIALIPSKSTEGTSLSCLEAMGAGCAIIAGYTGGLSDLIIDGYNGRLIKPTFSKLVETLAELIENREERISLGKAAHDVAFAFTLDIWRRRWIREIREVFN; translated from the coding sequence TTGGGCACGTCCGGAGATAGCGTCCTTACCACCCACGCAACGAAATCCCGCCTCAGAAGACGGGTAGGCATTCTGACGACAAATCACTTCAGCCCGGATGGCAGTCGTGTTGTGTATGGTGGGGCGGAACGTTATGGTATTGAGCTCACTAGGCTTCTACTCGATATGGGTTTCAGTGTTGAATGGTGGCAGGCTGGGTCGGGATGGCAACGCGAACTCCTGCCGGGGGTGTTTGTTCATTCCATCTCCGAAGGGGACGTCCAGTTTCAAACAGCGCCTCGTCTAAATCATACATTCCATGAACGGGCTACAGGAATTGACTACGCTATATACTTCGTAACTTTCCTCGCCTATCCATACGCGCTGGAGAAGAGCATAAGCATATCTCATGGCATCTACTGGGATTATCCCACCTTTGAATCCCTTCTGGGGTCGCGGGAAGGGCGTCATGAATGGAAGAGGCGGCTATTTCTGGCGTTATCAGCTGTCAGGAAGGTGGTCTCTGTGGACACAGCCACCATCCACTGGATAAATGCCACATGGCCAGGTTTATATGAGAAGCTAACTTACATCCCAAACTTCGTAGACCTGCCAGCCTATGACATGCTCCCTGACCCGGAGCCCCGGGACCAGGTCCGCGTGATCTTTCCGCGCCGGCTTACCTCGGTGCGTGGCGTGAATGAAGCAGCTAAGGCAGCCGAGATCCTCAGCGCTGAATATGATAATGTGGAGTTTCATTTCGTCGGCCGGGCGCATGATGATATATTAGAGAACCACATGATCAGGTGGGCAAGCAATAATCCAAAGATATATTACTATTGGCGACCGCCTCATCTCATGCCCTGGACTTACAAAAACATGGATATCGCCTTGATTCCGTCCAAATCTACAGAGGGGACGTCTCTATCCTGTCTTGAGGCCATGGGGGCCGGGTGTGCCATCATCGCCGGCTATACAGGGGGCCTATCCGACCTCATCATAGATGGATATAATGGGCGGCTTATAAAGCCGACCTTTTCTAAACTTGTAGAAACACTTGCCGAATTGATCGAAAACCGGGAAGAACGTATCAGTCTTGGGAAGGCGGCGCATGATGTAGCCTTTGCCTTTACCCTTGATATCTGGCGAAGGCGGTGGATAAGGGAGATAAGAGAGGTATTCAATTGA
- a CDS encoding ABC transporter ATP-binding protein, giving the protein MTQLLEVKGVSKTFGAGGKKLVKAVDSVNLSISQDRPSIVSLVGESGSGKTTLARMILGLVPPTSGEILFQGKNIHSMSPREWAEYRHNIQAVFQDPYGIYNPFYKVDRVLKLAVTKFGLASSKAGSVELVSEALEAVGLRPRDVLGRYPHQLSGGERQRVMLARLYLLKPKVIIADEPISMIDVALRALFLNILLDFKQNYGISCLFITHDLSSAHYLGENLLILYRGRVVERGKTADILKSPAHPYTKLLIKALLPPDPDRKVLISGELDFRVSNEAPDGADHSCPFAARCPEAMDMCKTRAPGTITLQGEHEVSCFLYEQASGKHGMGHPGH; this is encoded by the coding sequence GTGACGCAGCTACTCGAAGTTAAAGGGGTGTCAAAGACCTTCGGCGCCGGCGGAAAGAAATTAGTCAAAGCAGTGGATAGCGTAAACCTCTCTATATCTCAGGATAGGCCTTCTATTGTATCATTGGTGGGCGAAAGCGGAAGCGGTAAGACAACTCTCGCGAGAATGATCCTTGGCCTGGTCCCGCCCACCAGTGGCGAAATCCTCTTTCAAGGCAAGAATATCCATTCCATGTCTCCCAGAGAATGGGCAGAGTATAGACATAACATTCAGGCAGTTTTCCAGGATCCATATGGGATATATAACCCGTTTTATAAGGTTGATAGAGTATTGAAACTAGCAGTTACCAAATTCGGCCTGGCATCGTCCAAAGCGGGATCAGTGGAACTCGTGTCTGAGGCCCTTGAGGCTGTAGGTCTAAGGCCCAGGGATGTGCTGGGCCGTTACCCGCATCAGTTGAGCGGCGGCGAACGACAGCGTGTAATGCTTGCTCGGTTATACCTCCTGAAGCCGAAGGTCATAATAGCTGATGAACCAATTTCAATGATAGATGTAGCTCTCAGAGCCCTTTTCCTCAATATTCTACTGGATTTCAAACAGAACTATGGCATCTCCTGCCTGTTCATTACCCATGATCTTTCATCTGCACATTATCTGGGCGAAAACCTGCTCATTCTTTATCGCGGGAGAGTCGTAGAACGAGGCAAGACAGCCGATATTTTGAAGTCCCCTGCTCATCCTTACACGAAATTGCTCATAAAAGCGCTTTTGCCCCCTGACCCAGACAGGAAAGTCCTGATTTCAGGAGAATTAGATTTTCGCGTATCAAATGAGGCCCCGGATGGCGCAGACCATTCCTGTCCCTTTGCGGCTAGATGCCCGGAGGCCATGGATATGTGCAAAACCAGGGCGCCGGGCACGATTACATTGCAGGGCGAGCATGAGGTAAGCTGTTTCTTGTATGAACAAGCCAGCGGTAAGCATGGCATGGGACACCCTGGGCATTGA